Part of the Vigna radiata var. radiata cultivar VC1973A chromosome 11, Vradiata_ver6, whole genome shotgun sequence genome is shown below.
ctaaaaacatatttaaccctaaattataaaagttccttctttattttattaattagaattttatctttttaaatatttacatgcacacataattttaaattataattatctaaattcTAAAGGTAATCTAACTATATAGCTGTACTTCAAACTATATTTTTGCGACGAAAGTAAAGGGATTTAGTTaagtaattaattttctattaagGACTTTATTCATTTGTTCTCTAGctgttttgtaaaaaaatattattggtaTAGAGTTTGAAATTTAGAAACTAACTACAATCTTGGTGtaatctttggaagaaaagtTTGTTAATAAGTACATTAGGGAATTATAAGggtaactttaataaattagaGGAGTGATTAGATATGTGAAAAGTGAGGTTAATAAACTAATAtgcatattttatatataaaatattgaaataatgtAAAGTGTATTAAATGTTATTGgttatttataaaatcttttaacaattgttaatgtttttaagatatttaatcaTACGACAAGTGTTAAATCGTTAATTGTATTGGTGAAAAAAACTTTTTGAACCAATATTACTAAAATGATGGATTATCACTGAAACAATTAGTGACTCGTATATATGCATCACTCACTAATACTCAATTGATAAAAGAACATTCGAACTACATAATTAATACTTAAGTGaaagtttgaaatttgaaatatatatatagataataatGGGTCGAGTcagatataatatttatttgcatCTTATTCATAAAGTGAAAATTTCACATGCAACCCATCTATTATTCGCATGagtatttgttttaaaatttatgaatatttggagacactaacaaatattaaaaatatattttttatacattttaaaaataatgtaaataaaattacaaaaagatatataaaatttaatataaattaaattaaatataaaattaaatttatttttgattaaatttaatctaataaaatataaattaattttattttaaatttaatttaattaaataaaatataaattaattaattatttttattttttttagaaagatactTACCGGTCAGATAGTATAATTGCTACATCTAACTcgtttataaacaaatattaaaatatacattaaccATAACtcacatataataaatatttacaagtaTCAACTATCGTCATAGATTTTATCCATATAGTCAACATGACTTCTTTTTGTTATATACTTATACGTTTATTATATTAAGCTTTCTACAAGCAACATTAACGTTGCAGAACAttgcttttctctatccttaACCACTGAATTTTGTGCTTTAGTTTTTTAATGTTGGAAGTTTTTGTCAAGTGCCAATTTTTAAGTGAATTACTCCTCAAGTTAAGGAGGGTTAGTTCCATCAtaggctctataaatagagtacTTCATTCACTCTAAAATCATGATCAGAAATCattcttctctcattctctcttttcttagtttcattctttctctttttttcctttcctaAAAACATTCTGGGtttgttttattctattttatatgGTGAGAGACTTGCGCAATACATCATAGATAAGTCCACGCttcaagaaatattttgtttgtgatctttattcttttattattagcTCTTACAACACTTTTACTAGTCATTCAAATATAATAGTGTATGAATTTTTGAAACATATGAAATCATGCAACATATGAGTGCTCAAGCGATGGTTTGGTTGCTTAAATAGTTGTGAAagcaaaatatattatacttataGAACTTGTTGCATGTATGCAATATTGTTGGAGATAACAAAATAGGAAACTATATTCTTTACAGAAGCATACTCAAATAAAAACacatagtaaaatttaatttaatttcacaccTTAACTTTTACAACCATAAAATTACAAACCCTCTTATACAAACTACAGTAACGAAGGGCATGACCGAAGGCCATAATCCCTCGGAAAACGCCACAAGCCGTTGCTAAATACCTATTACTGAGGGTCCAACGACGGTCAAAAAGTCCTCGGTAAATACGTCGTCGCTActtttaccgaaggcttttgacCCTtagtaattaccgagggccagaAGCCTTCGATAATTACCCAGGGCCTAAAGCAACTTTTACAAGGATAAAAGTCTAAATTTTCTCATGACACACCATTGCCTAAGTTTTCTATACATCTAAgaaatttattgagttttagtgacaatacttaaaatatttattcaattttatattactttccTATTTTCCTTCTCTTTGATGAATATTTACTTAAGAAGAACAAATAGATGCATCGGTCAAgcatttgtaaaaaaatattttttaaaatatggtccataatgaaataaacattgacaaaatattttaagCAATAGATGTTCGAGAATGAAATAAACATTTGTGAATAGGTTTTCTCAATGTACTACTCACAATTGCAAACACcttataaaataacaatgaCACGTGCGAAACGAATGCTGCCACttcctttatattttacatataggCTTAATACCgattttggtccctagtttgggggcttgtgttcaatatggtcctactaTTTTTTTTCGTAACAAAAatatcccaccttttgaaaaaactgttcaattgactcctttttggttacggcatcaattttctaacggtgtTGTTGTCCCCTGAATAAACATTAGCAACGTGGCAGTGTGAGATTTATTGACGTGTAAATTAGAAAATGGGAAAAAGTAATTTGTGGCTTCAACAGAGGGTATGAATGGCTTCAACAgagtatgaatgaatgatgttggGTATGAATGAACGATGGTGTCTAAATATGCATGAATGATGTTTATCAGTACATAGTTGTTTGCCTCCTTTGTGACTTCACTTGTTAATCAAAATACACCCAAGATGTAATTTCAATGGCCTGAAAATTTCATCAGATTTAATTGACAATAGAGGTAGGTAGTTTCCCCCAACATCTGAACTTCAATGTACCAATCTATTTGCACCCAGAAAAAACACCATAGAATAATGCAACAAAAAGGAAACAGAGGCAGATGCATTTCCAAAATAGAAAGCAATAGAAAACAAAAGCAGCTTTACCCTCTAGCAATCCCCTCAATCTGATTAACAATATTAGAGATCATCCTGTATCAAATAGTATAGGTGAACCGCTTCACGAACTTGGCTCTTCATGGTTGAGCTTTGCATCTttgaatcatttttttttcttcttgatccTCATAACCCTGCCACATGAACTACATGCGTCAAGCCATGGCTCCCTTGGGCAGAAAGGCTAACCCTCCGTCGTCTGTGCTGTCCTTTCTTGTTTCCTTTTGAGACCCAGAGACAATACTTCTATTCAACTGCCTTTGGGTTATCTCGTGCAATGTATCGCCTTCAACAGCAGCAGAGTGTTGATGGTCATGGTCAACAAATGAAAGAGAGATCGGGGTTGGGAGATTGCAGCGGCAAAGTTGGCACAGGCCTGACTTTGGAGTTCTACGCGtccaaaaaagagaagaagaaaggaaaccCTCGAACGGAGAAGGAAAGGGAGCGGCGTTGGCGGTGTCGATGAGAAAGCGTCTTCAGGGAGGACAACAGTGACGTTGAACGGTGGAGGCTGAGTCGTGGTCAGCGGCGGCAGTGAAAGGGCAAGATGGAAGGTGTGTGTTCTCCTCTCATACGCGAAAGGGGCAAGATTCCGGTGGAGAGCGGCGGTGCACGCGGCGATTGGCCAAGGCTGTGGTGGCGACCTGCATCTCGAATGGAACCCTACCTCCCCTCTTTTTTAACCCCTCTATTGAAACCACGTGTTGAAATTACTTTTATCCCATTTTCTAATTTATACGTGAATAAATCTCACACTGCCACATTGTTAATGTTTATCTAGGAGGGCAACAacaccgttagaaaattgacgccGTAActaaaaaggagtcaattgaacagtgttttcaaaaagtgggatcaatttgttacgaaaaaaaaaggtaggaccatattgaatacaacctcccaaactagggaccaaaatgTTGGGGGGAGGTTCGgcacacacatagatctccacacatggtaagatattgtccgctttgggccaagctcTCACGgctttgcttttggtaccactccaaaaggcctcttaccattggagatatctatgtgtatataaacccttgaccagtccttctttcactcaatgtgggactttgtttgcactccaacacaaaagcggtattaagccttacatatatacttaaattattttactaatttatttttgttatattagtttaataagtGTCGACTTAACCCACAttgacaaaataatttttcttgcGTAcgttaatttacattttatttaatctttcatttctaaattaAGCTTCATTatcacaaatatttaattattaaataggATCAAAGTGTGCCCAAAATCAATGTTGTGAACTTTTTAAGTACTTAAAAAGTGTGATTAGCCgactcaatattttataattaatttagtgtTGAATCAGAGTTGGCTTCATGCTTAACACTATTTTACGGACACCAATAGTAAATATTCTTgcaatattttgaattaattaaaaattaaaaaaatctaaatattttttaaagattatttaatgatttgtttatattttacttaaaagcatttatatatacttgttagaatagaaaaactaatttatattacaaTCGTCAACCATAAGATTATATAATTAGTTTACAAATGTAGAAGAGTTAACATTAAGAATATACTAACAATCACactgaaataattaaaaaaatattttaacaattatataacaataaaaaataactgaGCGAatcacaaaattattaatttaatttagttcaaattttatatttaaactaaaaaaatcaagtcatagtaaatatatttaatgaaaaatcgaACTAAATCCccttactctctctctctctatatatatatatatatatatatatatatgagaatgGTGATAGAATAGTAGTTGATGGGTGGTTAGATGGAAAGGATGATAAAGTCAAAgttgtatttgttttgtttggaaAACTCGTATTAGTTTGAATAGTTGAAATTAAAAGTAGTTAGGCAGCCACCCCGCAACCCAAGTTCGAAAAAGGTTGCTTCCAAATTCAACCATagcattaaaaaaatctaaccTCATTGTctctttattcaaatattttcattaatttttctctGCTTTCGTTGTACCCAATTATTTCTaagaacatttattttattaaagaatcaATTTTGTCATAATGACTGGGCCAATAGGATCTTCATAGCCACCACTAATAATGTGAGTTAATTTCGTTTGGTTCTGAAGATAACAATGCGATGTATGAACTAATTTTTCTGTTGATCTTGTAAGACACGTGCAATTGTTAagttttgtaaagaaaaaagaattgttatTGTAGAAGGTGAAAGCAATAAGTAAACATGATGGTATAATCATGGGAAAGAAGGAAGCAAAACAATTTCTTGTTCACATTTTTTGCATAGAAAAATATGAGGAATGTCTTGGTCATTTGGAATTCGAACACATCTAGTGTGTTGCCAAATTTCACAAATATCACAACACACCATTCTTTCACCATCTTCTTCCATCGTTCCACAACTACAATCCACAGTTCCACTATTTGGATCACCTTCACACATTTCCTCaatattaatcttttctttcatgTTCCTATCACAACGACCTTCAAACACCACCTTTTCACCCACTTTCATTACTCCTAAAACCATTTCATTTCCATTATTCACACTCAAATTCTCAACTGATTCCACCACGAAACTCCTCAAACCCCAATAAATTTCTCTAAACCTTCTTTCAACCTCCACCTTCAACTCATTCACAGTAGCATTTCTTTTCACTGTCACACATTCATCGGGTGGCATAAAGGCCTTGTTTAGTTGGTACTCATCACCATCATTCCTCAGCAAAATTGTGCAGTAAAGGTTGAGCTTTTCTTCCGAACCCAGGTGAACTTGGTGAGAAAAATCTTCCCAGTAATCTCTTATAAAATACTTGGTGTCAAGAATTATCCTTGCTGCTAATGGTATAGCTGAGAGAAACTCTGAGCCCATGATAGGTTTAGGGTCTATGAGAATGTACTTATACAGATAAAGCATGTCTTTCATGAGTTGAGTTCGTGTGATCTTGTACTTGTTGCTCATTACCAGACTTTCATTACAAGGGTAAACCTTAGAAATGTCTTCCAAGCAATATTCCAAGACTTTGGTGACAGGGTTCAAGCTTCTACGAACCAAGTAGTTTCCCACGACATGGTTTCCTAAGGACTTCAAGACAAAATCTAGCAGACCTGTGTCTCCAATGTATGCACGAGCAGCATCTCTAACTTGTTGCCTTGAAACCCATCTGAACTCAGTTTTCTTCAAGGCCTCAACAATGACCCTTGTTGCCATCTCAATCCTCTTAGGGGACCAACGGCAATTGGTCTCAAGCAAAGCTGTTGTGGTGTAAGAGGCAATGGAAGTTTCTGGAGGAAGACGTGATTTGAGGTCTAACATGTAAGAAAAGAGGTCACCGAGGGTAAGAAGAGACTGATCTGAAAGTGTTTGATATCTTGAGAAGATGAGTGGAATGGCGTGGTTGGAATTTGTTATGTGGTGTGTGATCAAATACAGTGGCATGCTTCTTATTGCTTCTATGGCTTTCTGGTACATTGATTGAGTTACACCAAAGCTTCCTCTCCCAAATTTGTAACCCCAACGACTGAACCATGACTCACTGTATCCTATTCCATTTACAAGTCTCAGTTCCATTCCTTTCTTCTGTGAAATGTCATTCAAACTCACCTTcctaaacatatatatacatccattagttttcaattttctttcattgtcaCCTTTTCCAGAACACAATCTTTACCACATATATATCATAATGGAATcgaataacttttttatataatgtctTTTACAAAACACATGAATGAAATTATGGAATTTTACTTTCCCTTTTATCAAATTAATCTATAGTTATTTATGATCCATcttcatgaaaagaaaaatcactaGGCTTGGAGAAAtgttaataataacatattcgaacttttttctttttttgcttttgaCTAATTTTTGTTGGAATCACAAATTTCAATGGGTGACTCTAATAATGACTctcatttttaagtttataatttttaatatattttaactaacCAGAGGGTGTttgtcattaaaaaatatattaaaaactgaGCTCTTGATATCCTTGGTAAAATTCTCTATTACAAGGAAACATGGATgtgaattaatattataaaagacaatagagagaaaaaaaatagaataaaaagtaGGGACAAGAATAATCAAatcagtaaaataaattaaattatgaatacaaacctttcaaatttttatttatttaaataaaaagaatatttgaaatgaGCTTAAGAATTTAGTATATCTACGTGGTGCTTTGAGCTTGTTAGATCAGATCGTGACTTTTAACAATTATGTAAATTTAGACTTTTCTTAAGAGTTTTTCTATAACAATGCTGCTAGCGTGTGGAAATCTcaacttttttgttattaattaatgtcaaatttaagatgtttattaagaaaatcaaattcgTACTACTCCAACTAATAACTTGTCTGAGAATTTTCGAAAATTCTATCAGTAAAAATTACGAAAAACATGGTACCCccatttcaatgttttttttatcaattaaaatctattaaatttacaaatacaaatttgaaaaagtatatGCTAGTAACTTCACCTAAAGCAAATGcttcatatatatttacataagtGATTTGATGATGTTACATCAGTTGAATCTTTGAATGCAAAGAgtacaaaatgtaaaataaaggGGTAATTGTCTTTCTAGCATCCTTAAATAGTTTGTGACATACGACGTCACACAatagatattaaaatagaatgttTACGCGTCATGCAACTGTGTTTGCCATGTTATAAACTGTTTAACGTTGTTGATGAAAATATCATATTGTAAAGAGTTTGAGTGTTGTGtggataaaattttgaatagatatttagaaaagataaaaaatgaaaaaaaatgttgataaataaaaatgaatagagACCTTGCTTGCAATCCCTTGCACAAACGGTTCCAAAAGTCCATGATCTGGTTTCCAGCCAAATTAGAACCCATTTCCAATCCATTGACACATAGCAAATGGCCGAATCCATTAGAGTGAAAAACACCATGCATCATATGACCCTGTAATTCAATTAATTTCGACTTACCATTGTTATCTCTACAGCACCCTTCACACTTCCTGCAGCTACCAACTCCTTCCTTTGATGGTAACACAAAGTGATACTTCTTGTTGCATATCAAATGCTTTCCCCAGCCTATGCTATTTCCAAATATAACTAACATCATTTATTCAttcatcaacttcttcttttattattattattcataaaacaattaattaaatattaccaACGTATTGACAATGCTTGCAATGACGATTCACCACTGCTTCTGTTGCCTCTTCAATCACAAACAGCAAGACATGCAAAGGAGGTTGCTGATGAACTTCCAGTTGAAAAGACCACATTGGCATGCTTAAATCACTCTCCAAATTTGCATATTGAAGCAATGCATTCACATTCTCACGAAATGGCCCACCAAACATGACAGGGTAACCAGGTTCAGCAAAGTTCTTGAACCTGAAAACCCTCCCACACCTCTTCCTTTTGTTGTTCCCATTGACATCAACATTCAACATGGCCTTTGATTTTGTGGGATGTGTTTGGAAGTTCAAGCATGTTGGAAGCAAGAAaaaagtgttatatatatattgttcttGTTTCACTCACATTCACACACATGGTGCCTTGAAATAAAATTGGACATGGTGACAAAGGAGTTGCACTGACTTGTGTAGCTTCTATTTGCATGACTTGTTTCAAAAATGGGTTTCTTTGAAAGTTTATCGGAGTAACATACGAAACGGTTGGTGTTTTGAAGTAAAGTATGGGTACCATGCAATTATAGCCTCTTCGTTTCCTACAAAATCTATGATCATGTTGGAGTAGTTGATTCCTATATTGTAGGAACTCTCAGCCAAATGCAACATTTATTGTCTAACTACCGTAAGGGACatgttttcttaaattcaaCTTGCACTTTTCATGCATGTGATTACTTTGGTAAGAGGCTTATTATAAAATCCATTAACTCAGATTTCTTCTTGCCCATTTCAAACTTGTTTTTAGCTCTTTGCCTGTgccacatttttctttctttaattactCACCTCATCtttcttaaatgataaaatacagaaactaaaagaaaattacaagtttttctttATGATACTGGAGGAGCCGTGCACACAATATTTGCACTAGAGTACTGAAAAGGTTTTAGGTTAGACTAGTGTTTTT
Proteins encoded:
- the LOC106776796 gene encoding PHD finger protein MALE STERILITY 1, which translates into the protein MLNVDVNGNNKRKRCGRVFRFKNFAEPGYPVMFGGPFRENVNALLQYANLESDLSMPMWSFQLEVHQQPPLHVLLFVIEEATEAVVNRHCKHCQYVGWGKHLICNKKYHFVLPSKEGVGSCRKCEGCCRDNNGKSKLIELQGHMMHGVFHSNGFGHLLCVNGLEMGSNLAGNQIMDFWNRLCKGLQARKVSLNDISQKKGMELRLVNGIGYSESWFSRWGYKFGRGSFGVTQSMYQKAIEAIRSMPLYLITHHITNSNHAIPLIFSRYQTLSDQSLLTLGDLFSYMLDLKSRLPPETSIASYTTTALLETNCRWSPKRIEMATRVIVEALKKTEFRWVSRQQVRDAARAYIGDTGLLDFVLKSLGNHVVGNYLVRRSLNPVTKVLEYCLEDISKVYPCNESLVMSNKYKITRTQLMKDMLYLYKYILIDPKPIMGSEFLSAIPLAARIILDTKYFIRDYWEDFSHQVHLGSEEKLNLYCTILLRNDGDEYQLNKAFMPPDECVTVKRNATVNELKVEVERRFREIYWGLRSFVVESVENLSVNNGNEMVLGVMKVGEKVVFEGRCDRNMKEKINIEEMCEGDPNSGTVDCSCGTMEEDGERMVCCDICEIWQHTRCVRIPNDQDIPHIFLCKKCEQEIVLLPSFP